The stretch of DNA TTTTGCGTTCATCATTTTTAGAAAAACGAAGAGCATCTTCCTCCTCTGCCTTCTTTACATGTGTCGGACGCTTTGATCCGAACTTTTTATCACAATAAGTTTTACTTTCTCAGGTGTCCATTGTTGCACTCTTACTACTCCTTGGTATGCCGTTTTTTAATCCTCCCGTCAATTCTTCAAACCATTTCCTGTCCTTTGTCATAAGTGCTAGATCAATGAGTGCTGTTTTATCCTGAATATCATCCAGCAGTGTGCCAAGGGGTTCTAGACGATGCTCCCTAAATAGCAACCTTGTTGGCGTTCCCCATTTCATTATGCCGTTTTTGATTCTGCCCACTATCGCTATCTCAATTTGACTTTCGTAATAATCAATTCGACTGACGTATCCGATGACTGTAACCTCCCCAATTTTGGCTTTTTTCCACTCTCCGATCTCCAAGGCTGTTTCCCCCTTTTTTAATAAGCAAAAATACGAGCTATATTAGGGAGGAAAAAGGCGATAAACTCATGGATTCTCCTACAATACACGCAAAATTTTTGGACTCTATTATATCTGTCTTACCTGAAAAAAGTGGGACGTGAATAATATATGAAAGTTCACTATTCAGCAAGTTGTATTTCACTTTCTTTATTACTGCTACACATACTAAATTTACCCAGATACCTTTTTGCCCATATTTAGGAATTTTTGAAGTAATTATTCTTGGTTGGAATAGTTACTTCTTTCATCTAGCAATGCCCCTCAAGTTTCTACTGTTTCACCTTTCAAATTTTCACTCCTATTTCTTTAAACTTAAGGTCAACGCTTCCGCCTCCACTCCCCTTTTTATATTTTATTACCACTGCTTCCTGCCCGATCCCCTGTTATAGAAGCTTTCTTCGAAGTCAGAAATCCTGGGAAGTTGGCTTACCTTCAACATCAAAAATAACCTAATCTCTCTGAAAAATCTCAAGACTGCCACCCCTTTTATTCAATTTTTTGGCCGTACTGCACATCAAACTTCTTCGCTTTTGACTTCGATTTTTTCAGTGTTTACCTTTAAAGAATTTTTTATCATTCTCCGACATATATATTTATTTAACTAAAGTTAGGAGCTAATAAAATGGGTATCATTTTATGGATTACTATTTTTTCAGGTACCTTTATCCAATATTCGCCACTAATAACAAAAGCAAAGGGAAAAAATGAAATTCCTTTGTTTCACCTTACTGTTCTACTATTAAGGAGGGGAAGCTGACCATAGTGATTAAACAGCGCCGTTCTGCTCATCTTACTCATTTTGTGTAATAATCCCTTCGAACACTCTTATTCTTATCAAGGCTCCCACCCCTTCACTCAAACTTTTTCTTTTACCTAAAGATAGAAAATAGTGATTCATTTTCTTTTTACTGGGTAAATGAATAATTCAATCAACAACTTTCTTAAAGCACTTCACGTATTTTTTATTTTCGCTACTGTCACTTCTTATCCACTCTTCAATCTTTAATAAAGCTGCCACGCCTTCTATTTAATTTAGACGAACTATTTTATCTATCAATCAATCTGCTAGTTTGAAGTTTTCGCTTAGCCAGACATAAGAATACCCAAATACTTGCAAGGAGCTGATACTATGAGCTATCCCTTGTTTTTATGGATTTTTATGTTCCTCCTTTTTTCAACTGTTATCACTTTCAGCTACTATTGGGAGAAAAGAGACTAAGCTGTTTGCAGTAACCTGAAAGAGGAAAAGCCCCTCCCGTATTAATCAAGCAACTCCCTCCGGCTCGTTTTCCTCTTTCTGAAAGATAACCTCTTTGTACTATTCTTTGCTTTTTATCAAGGTTACCAAGCCTTTAGCTACACTTTTTTATGTAAAATAAACTAACAAACTAATATTTAATTTTTTTCGCATCCGTTATACTACAATTCAACAATTCGAATAAAAAAGGAGGTGTGCACGTATGGTACCAATTAAACTTTTCGGACGGATTTTGTCCCTGCTTTTGTTGGTCGGCTTTATTGGTTCACTATTATTCATATCAAGAAAGCCCTTGTTATTATCAAGATCCGACCATAATTATTTAAAAGATAATCATCAAAGTTCCAGTGAAAGAAGGAGACAATTTTATTAAAGCGCGATGTTTCATACCGACCGTGGCAGCGAGTTTAAAAATCGCTAATCGATGAGCCATTAGCCGCCTTCCAGATTAGCCGCTCTTTAGCATGAAGGGCTGTCCATATGATAATGCCGTGGCGGAAGCCACATTTAAAATCATCAAAACAGAATTTATCAGCCAAATGAAGTTGGATAGCCTGGAGCATCTTACACTTGAATTTAGTGATTATATTAACTGGTTTAACAAAGTGCGAATTCATGGAACACTAGGCTATGTAAGCCCGATTGAATACAAACGATCGTCCCTTAAAAAACATACTAAGATTAGTAGTGTAGCCAAGGCATTGGTTTACACTACTATTTTTTATATAGTGGAAGTGAAGAGTAGGCCGGAGACAGCTTGGGATCATGAATCCGATTAAAAAACTGACCTACTTCACTTACCTTATTTGAATCAGGTTTGAGTATGTTGGATCCTTCGAGATCGTGTATAAGAAATGGGAATCAATAAGTGTAAGGTGAAGACTTCCATGCAAAGTTAGGAGGATAAGTATGAAGCACGTAATCGCATTTGATGTCAGTATGGGGAAAAGTTACATGGTTATTTATAATGAATTAAAACATTGTATGTTCGAAGGAGAAATCAACCATTTTCGGACAGAGTTTGAGGAGTTAAAGAAAAAGATTGACGAATTAACCGAAGGTTATGGAGAACAGCCCGAGATCGTATTTGAAGCAACCGGTGTTTATTCCAGGCCACTAGAGCGTTTTATGAATGAGAATTATTATACTTACTGTCTTTTGAACCCCTTGGAAGCGAAATTACAATGTGATTCCTTGCGGATTCATAAAACGGATAAGAGTGATGCACATCGGTTAGCGCTTACCCACTTTACGACAGATAGAAGGAAAAAGGAAGGTTCAGATGAGCTTCTCCACCAGTTAAAATCGCTCTCCAGATATTATAGTGAACTGGACGATGAGTTATCCGTTATTCGCAGCCGTATGCATAAAGTTATTCAATTAACATTCCCAGAACTAGAGAAAATTTTCACTAGTAAATCGGAACTGTTTTTAAATATGGTCCAGCTGTTTCCCCATCCGGAACTTATCCAAGGCCTTTCAAAAACGGTGATTAAGAATAAGGTTCGCAACAACACAAATAAAAATATATCGCCAGTAATTGCGGAAAGAAAAGCCCT from Domibacillus sp. DTU_2020_1001157_1_SI_ALB_TIR_016 encodes:
- a CDS encoding IDEAL domain-containing protein, coding for MEIGEWKKAKIGEVTVIGYVSRIDYYESQIEIAIVGRIKNGIMKWGTPTRLLFREHRLEPLGTLLDDIQDKTALIDLALMTKDRKWFEELTGGLKNGIPRSSKSATMDT
- a CDS encoding IS110 family transposase; this translates as MKHVIAFDVSMGKSYMVIYNELKHCMFEGEINHFRTEFEELKKKIDELTEGYGEQPEIVFEATGVYSRPLERFMNENYYTYCLLNPLEAKLQCDSLRIHKTDKSDAHRLALTHFTTDRRKKEGSDELLHQLKSLSRYYSELDDELSVIRSRMHKVIQLTFPELEKIFTSKSELFLNMVQLFPHPELIQGLSKTVIKNKVRNNTNKNISPVIAERKALELLEAAKQSYPSVSSTDVLCEQLRSYAKRYQELLYEKEQCIKRMIPLAESREEYRIILSFPGIGPNTAVRLMAEIGDIHRFDNHKQLNAFAGIDIRRFQSGKTLYRDKINKRGNKHLRKLLFLIIQNMIKQRRFGKNHIVDYYDKLKTQPYNKCHKVASIACVNKLLKNLFFLIAHNRSYDYRSATTS